A single Cottoperca gobio chromosome 5, fCotGob3.1, whole genome shotgun sequence DNA region contains:
- the golt1a gene encoding vesicle transport protein GOT1A, which produces MPLKPWLLSSLMEHLSEDSLDKLNNEDGPGEITFIFVSTYNKSTESYLRRFLEGRLQISCQLQEIGIGLMGFGLFFLLFGVLLYFDSVLLAFGNILFMAGLTFIIGFRRTAHFFFQRQKFRGSLFFLGGVSLVLCRWPIIGMLVESYGFVLLFRSFFPMVLGFLLSAVNIPFLNTLLPSSSSMV; this is translated from the exons ATGCCT CTCAAGCCCTGGCTGCTGTCAAGTTTGATGGAGCATCTTTCTGAGGATTCACTGGACAAACTGAACAATGAAGATGGCCCCGgagaaattacttttatttttgttagcaCCTACAACAAAAGCACGGAAAGCTATCTAAGGAGGTTCCTTGAAG GAAGGCTCCAGATCTCTTGCCAGCTTCAAG AGATTGGTATTGGTCTGATGGGATTCGGTTTATTTTTCCTGCTCTTTGGTGTGCTGCTGTATTTTGACTCTGTCTTGCTGGCCTTTGGGAAT ATTCTATTTATGGCTGGTTTGACGTTCATCATCGGCTTCAGGAGGACAGCCCACTTCTTCTTCCAAAGACAAAAGTTTCGGggttctctcttcttccttgGAGGCGTGTCCCTGGTGCTGTGCCGTTGGCCAATCATTGGAATGCTGGTGGAGAGTTATGGCTTTGTGCTTTTATTCAG ATCCTTCTTTCCCATGGTATTGGGATTTCTGCTGTCAGCTGTGAACATACCTTTCCTCAACACG CTTTtacccagcagctcctccatgGTCTGA